The Brassica napus cultivar Da-Ae chromosome C1, Da-Ae, whole genome shotgun sequence DNA segment GGCACTCCTGGTCCCTTTGCATTTAGGCTCCATGGACAAACCCACCACAGGATTGGCTCTCTTCTCCCACCCGAAGGCACAGTTTCTGCAGTTGTATATAGTGGACACAGACAATGAGGTAACAAACAGGAAGAAGGCTTTCAGCAAAGGTACATCTTCTGTGGAGATTCATGACAATTTGATAGCTGGTTTAATCAAGATGCTGGATGAGAATAATCACCTGGCCAAAACTTTCCGGCATGCAAGGGATCGTCTATTATTTGGTGATGCAGTTGAGTTCAGTATCACTTTAGTTAATCAGAAGCATAGAGGAAGGCAATATGACTTGCCAACTGCTGGAGAGATTGGTGGCCTGATAATTGGTGATTTCAATTCAGAAGCGGCAGGTAAAGACATTGTGCTTGAGTACAAATCATCAAAGCTCCAGAGGATAAGTGATTTACATCCTCTATTCATGAGCCTTCAGTACCCATTACTCTTTTCATATGGAGAGTACAGCTATGACGAGAGAATTCCCTATGATGTGTGTCTGTAAactctaaaataaaaagagaatgtATGACCATGAGAGAGTACTACGCTCACCAGATCCAAACAAGGCCATCTGAGGGTATGACTATCATCAAGTCCGGAAAGCTACTGCACCAGTATATTGTCGATACTTACACTGCAACAGAGCAGGAGAGGCTACGATTTCTCAGACTTAACCAAAAACAACTCCGGGCTGAGTTATATACAAACGTCTGCGACGCCTTAGACAATGGAGATACGGATGCTGCCCACCTAGGGAAAAAAGTCATATTGCCTTCTTCATTCACTGCAGGACCATGCTACATGTCTGAGAAATATCAAGATGCCATGGCTATCTGTCGTTTTTATGGTAACCCCCACCTTTTCATCACATTCACAGCTAACCCAAATTGGGTTGAACTGAAAGAACACCTAGACGCCTATGGAGGCGATTCACCCAACAACAGACCAGACCTTGAGTGCAGAGTTTTTAAGCTCAAGTTAAACGAGATGCTGTCTGACTTTAAGAAAGGGGTTTTTTTCCCAAAAACGGTTGCAGGTATTTTATAAGATACGTTGCATTCAAGCTTAATCTAGCCCTGTCAGATTTTACTCGGTTTCTCAACTAACCACGTATTTTTCCAGCCTATACAGTTGTCTACACAATTGAGTTCCAGAAACGGGGACTCCCACACGCCCATATTCTTCTATGGTTCGAAGGTTTTAAAGGAGAAGCCACTGCTGCAGTTATTGATCAGTACATAACAGCTGAACTACCTGACAGAGACACAGACAGAGAGGGTTTCGAGTTGGTTGAGAGGCACATGATTCACGGGCCATGTGGGAACAAACACCCTCAATCACCCTGCATGGAGAAAGGAGAGTGCTCAAAGAAGTACCCGAAAAACTACTCAAACACCACAAAGATTGACAAGTATGGCTTTGTTGTTTACAAAAGACGAGCTCATAGTAGCTCATACGTTCTGAAAGGAAGAGTAGAGCTAGACAATCAATACGTCGTGCCACATAACCTCCCCCTCCTTAAAAAATATCAAGCACACATCAATGTAGAGTGGTGCTGCAAGACCAGCGCTATCAAATATCTCTTCAAATACATAACTAAGGGTGTAGACCGAGCACTACTACTGCTTCAGGAGAAGGGGAAGAGCAGAGAAGAAATCGAGAAAAAGAAACAGCATcttgagcttgatgagatagaTCGATTTCAGGAGTGCCGGTATATTTCAGCATGTGAAGCCTCATGGCACCTGTTTTCTTTCCACATCCACCACAACGAGCCTTCAGTTATGAAACTCACACTTCACCTTCCAGGAAAGCACAGAGTTGTCATTGATCCAACTAAGAGATTAGAAGAAGTTCTCTCAAGGGATGATATCGAGAAAACAATGCTCACTGCGTATTTTGAGGCAAACAAGAAATATGAAGAGGCCAGAGAGCTTACATACGTTCAGTTTCCATCTCGGTTTGTGTACCACAGTGACATAAAAGAATGGACACCAAGAAAGAAGGGCACAGCAATAGGACGAGTCACCTATGTTCATCCAGCTGCAGGCGGCTTATACTACCTTAGAATCATCGTCAACGTCGTTAAAGGGGCCTTTGGTTTTGAGCACCTCGCCACTGTAGGAGGTACAACGTTTGAGGAGTATCGGGATGCATGCTATGCGCTAGGTTTATTGGACGACGATAAGGAATGGCATGATGCTATAGTTGAACCATCCTATTGGGCAACATGTCGTCAGCTAAGGAGGTTATTCATCACTATCTTGATCTACTGTGAAGTTGGAAACCCCCGGAATCTTTGGGATCATGTGTGGAACATATTGGCTGAAGATATCTTATATATGAAACAGAAAGAATTCAACTTCCCGGGCTTGATTCTACAGGATGAGGAGCTCAAACAGTATACACTAATGGAGACTGAAAGACTCCTAAAATAGAATGATAAATCTCTAGCTGATTTCTCCGGTACGCCAAAGCCAAACAGCAGTGTTCTTCAGGAAATTTCAAACACGGTCCTGCGGCATGAGCTAAACTATGACCGTGAGAAAGAAGCAGCCGAGCATGAGAAACTTTTTAGCACCATGAATGAGGACCAAAAAGACATTTACAGCTCGGTCCTTGATTCTGTCAACAACAAAGCCGGCCAGTTGTTCTTTGTTTATGGCGCTGGAGGGACCGGGAAGACTGTCTTATACAAAACTATCATTGTAAAACTCCGATCAGTTGGTAAAGTGGTCATACCTGTGGCATCAGCTGGGATTGCAGCATTGTTATTACTAGGAGGAAGAACAGCCCACTCTCGCTTCAAACTCCCTCTCACTTTGACCGAAACAACAATGTGTGAGATTAAATATGGTTCTATGTTGGCAAATCTGATTTCCAAAACAGACTTGATCATATGGGACGAGGCTCCTATGGCTCACCGTCAGACTTTTGAAACGCTGGACCGCACACTTAGAGACCTACAAGCTATGGAGGATCCAGCAGCTGCTGATAAACCTTTTGGTGGAAAGACCGTGCTTTTGGGGGGTGATTTCAGACAGATTTTGCCTGTTATAACTCAGGGTTCTAGGCATGACACAGTCAAGTCTTCATTCAGTAAGTCATACCTATGGCCCTTTGCACAGATCCGCACTTTAACCATCAACA contains these protein-coding regions:
- the LOC106448134 gene encoding uncharacterized protein LOC106448134, whose translation is MREYYAHQIQTRPSEGMTIIKSGKLLHQYIVDTYTATEQERLRFLRLNQKQLRAELYTNVCDALDNGDTDAAHLGKKVILPSSFTAGPCYMSEKYQDAMAICRFYGNPHLFITFTANPNWVELKEHLDAYGGDSPNNRPDLECRVFKLKLNEMLSDFKKGVFFPKTVAAYTVVYTIEFQKRGLPHAHILLWFEGFKGEATAAVIDQYITAELPDRDTDREGFELVERHMIHGPCGNKHPQSPCMEKGECSKKYPKNYSNTTKIDKYGFVVYKRRAHSSSYVLKGRVELDNQYVVPHNLPLLKKYQAHINVEWCCKTSAIKYLFKYITKGVDRALLLLQEKGKSREEIEKKKQHLELDEIDRFQECRYISACEASWHLFSFHIHHNEPSVMKLTLHLPGKHRVVIDPTKRLEEVLSRDDIEKTMLTAYFEANKKYEEARELTYVQFPSRFVYHSDIKEWTPRKKGTAIGRVTYVHPAAGGLYYLRIIVNVVKGAFGFEHLATVGGTTFEEYRDACYALGLLDDDKEWHDAIVEPSYWATCRQLRRLFITILIYCEVGNPRNLWDHVWNILAEDILYMKQKEFNFPGLILQDEELKQYTLMETERLLK